One genomic window of Ruminococcus gauvreauii includes the following:
- a CDS encoding L-aspartate oxidase: MKKKTDILIVGTGVGGLFCALNLPADKEILMITKDEAKNSDSYLAQGGICMLRSESDYDSYYEDTMRAGHYKNREESVDIMIRSSQDIIRDLIGFGVDFATENGELAFTREGGHSRPRILFHEDITGEEITEKLLGEVRRRSNISILEHVTMIDLVCQDNICYGTVCRAADGSQMVIEARETVLACGGVGGLYEHSTNFPHLTGDGLAIAIKNGVELENIDYVQIHPTTLYSKKTGRRFLISESVRGEGAVLYDAHHQRFVDELLPRDLLTAAIHKQMEKDGTPYVWLSMEKIPEAEIKSHFPNIYKRCLEEGYDVTKECIPVVPAQHYFMGGIHVDQYSHTSMDQLYAVGETSCNGVHGANRLASNSLLESLVFAKRAAGQIQEQIETAKVREDILDIVDFSQYTDYEAIREKYREAIMKETERMKQEHEQSNHNEAKCG; the protein is encoded by the coding sequence ATGAAAAAGAAAACGGACATTTTAATTGTAGGCACGGGTGTCGGAGGCCTGTTCTGTGCCCTGAATCTTCCCGCGGACAAAGAGATCCTGATGATTACCAAGGATGAGGCAAAGAACAGCGATTCCTATCTGGCGCAGGGCGGCATCTGCATGCTGCGCAGTGAGTCTGACTACGACAGTTACTATGAGGATACCATGCGTGCGGGCCATTACAAAAACAGAGAAGAGTCGGTGGACATTATGATCCGGTCATCACAGGACATCATCCGTGACCTGATTGGTTTCGGAGTTGACTTTGCGACGGAGAACGGCGAACTGGCATTTACGAGAGAGGGCGGCCATTCCAGACCGAGGATTTTATTCCACGAGGATATCACGGGGGAGGAGATTACGGAAAAACTGCTGGGGGAAGTGAGAAGACGCAGCAATATCTCAATTCTGGAGCACGTGACCATGATTGACCTTGTCTGTCAGGACAATATCTGTTATGGCACTGTGTGCAGGGCAGCAGACGGCAGTCAGATGGTGATCGAAGCCCGGGAGACCGTACTGGCCTGCGGCGGCGTGGGCGGTCTGTATGAACATTCTACAAACTTTCCGCATCTGACAGGGGACGGTCTTGCCATTGCAATAAAGAATGGAGTGGAGCTGGAAAACATCGATTATGTACAGATTCACCCGACGACTCTTTATTCTAAAAAAACCGGGAGACGCTTTTTGATCTCGGAATCAGTCAGAGGAGAAGGCGCTGTCCTGTATGACGCCCACCATCAGAGGTTTGTGGACGAACTCCTGCCGAGGGACCTGCTCACGGCAGCCATACATAAACAGATGGAAAAGGACGGAACACCATATGTGTGGCTGTCCATGGAAAAAATACCGGAGGCGGAGATCAAATCTCATTTTCCGAATATCTATAAGCGGTGTCTGGAAGAAGGATACGATGTGACAAAAGAGTGTATTCCGGTGGTTCCCGCACAGCACTATTTCATGGGCGGAATTCATGTGGACCAATACAGCCACACCTCCATGGATCAGCTGTATGCGGTCGGTGAGACGAGCTGCAACGGGGTACATGGGGCAAACAGGCTGGCCAGCAACTCATTGCTTGAAAGCCTGGTGTTTGCGAAACGGGCAGCGGGACAGATTCAGGAACAGATCGAGACTGCCAAAGTCAGGGAAGACATCCTGGATATCGTTGACTTCAGCCAGTATACAGACTATGAAGCAATCAGAGAGAAATATCGGGAAGCCATTATGAAAGAGACAGAAAGGATGAAACAAGAACATGAACAATCCAATCACAACGAAGCTAAATGTGGATGA